The proteins below are encoded in one region of Oncorhynchus gorbuscha isolate QuinsamMale2020 ecotype Even-year linkage group LG01, OgorEven_v1.0, whole genome shotgun sequence:
- the LOC124046228 gene encoding uncharacterized protein LOC124046228 → MMDGEHQEENPSHEKENALHNEEKTSCDVEKTLCDMERALCDIKKSAEESISSNDENSSDDEVGQRLDSKVPNGSEPLPFNAEHPCDNESEPLPQKNSQAKKPQRKKFAPRKGTRSSLRSSTKMTVSACSMTDDGKRKWDKKHFCLYCNEPHHKIARHLERIHAEEAAVAHAMSFPKLSKIRSLLLDQLRNKGNYQVLQSGDGEIVTKDRPSYDGVSVRDCLPCQHCLAFFNKIDLWKHEGSCKARKGQDEKRGGKRVRVQAASSRLLPLPVYSTGGCEEIIHNMNQDDILCHIKNDPLICKYGNALSAKHGHAKSQFTYIGSKMRELARFVLTVNEMDCGVQYLHEVCVPSKFKLAVHAARKMSGHDPTSDRYKTQSLPLKIGYSLKRATEIAFGESRMTEDRDAEAQARRFIELLENDWNNCFSGLSLSAVPQCDEVDVSSLTEDLIKLQKFLKVAEDTAKRELLESPTNAVWKKLNETLLAEIALFNRKRTGEVAKMLLETYTNRKKSPASADIFNSLSRLEQELGDDKLTRVEIEGKNGRTMPVLLTARMISSLEILIANRDKVGVSKDNPYVFARSPDAASYVRGSDCLRKFAHECDAKNPESLIHATVRKEVAIHCQILNLNESELDQVAKLLGHDTQVHKEYYRLSENAAHLAEISKLLLAMDQVPVVIPGPSEERIVSPTYGAYSAGTYSTATDSARAYPTGTYTTGSSYPTATYSAKSYTLGAQPSRSYHAGTYPEKSYPSGSHSARSYHAGTDCARVYPTGINPARSYSVTHPAETYPAASYAAGTHLASSYPASPYDLSSPARSYTSGTNPAKSYPQETYPMGTYRAGTHLSGSQLARSYSAGTYPAQTLPARTVITPTLNAQTLPVGAVPAVAVPLGAVPLGAVPLGTGSVGTDKVGTVWKQRMWSDAAKAAVNRQMGHFISMMEVPGKQDCEVCLHNEPALRDRTWRDIKNYVHNTVKSIKRKNGLTRVDPTKQTKKGAAKKQKEAKRAKEWVGRTMTVPAQGQEDRLEAGPVATPRKQKIWSNEAQAAVRRQLGDFTKLMKIPGKKECDACLAAEPALQGRTWKDVKNYVRNTLMTMCRRHISGKQNMDHEKPSPRTPKPGVQQNPGVHQKPGTLLGLPEDPPVYLYL, encoded by the exons ATGATGGACGGGGAACACCAGGAAGAGAATCCTTCACATGAGAAAGAAAATGCTCTACACAATGAAGAGAAGACTTCATGTGATGTGGAGAAGACTTTATGTGACATGGAGAGAGCTTTGTGTGACATAAAGAAGAGTGCTGAAGAGAGCATTTCAAGTAATGACGAGAACAGTTCAGATGATGAGGTTGGACAAAGGCTGGATTCAAAAGTCCCAAATGGCTCAGAGCCTCTTCCATTTAATGCAGAACACCCCTGCGATAATGAATCTGAGCCGTTGCCACAAAAAAACTCCCAAGCTAAAAAACCTCAACGCAAGAAATTCGCGCCACGGAAAGGTACACGGTCAAGCTTACGTTCTAGCACAAAAATGACAGTCAGCGCATGTAGTATGACAGATGATGGTAAAAGAAAATGGGACAAAAAACACTTCTGCCTGTATTGCAATGAACCACACCACAAAATTGCAAGACATTTAGAAAGGATACACGCAGAAGAAGCAGCTGTCGCTCATGCTATGAGCTTCCCTAAACTCTCCAAAATCAGATCTCTTTTGCTTGACCAACTCCGTAACAAAGGCAACTATCAAGTTCTTCAAAGTGGAGATGGTGAAATTGTGACTAAGGATAGACCCTCTTACGATGGGGTTTCTGTGCGTGACTGCCTGCCCTGCCAACACTGCTTAGCTTTTTTCAACAAAATAGATTTATGGAAGCATGAGGGCTCATGTAAAGCCAGAAAAGGACAAGATGAAAAGAGGGGAGGAAAAAGAGTGCGGGTCCAGGCTGCGTCCTCTCGACTTCTTCCACTGCCTGTCTACTCTACTGGAGGGTGTGAAGAAATAATACACAATATGAATCAAGATGACATCTTATGCCACATCAAAAATGATCCCCTAATATGTAAATATGGCAATGCATTATCTGCAAAGCATGGCCATGCCAAGTCACAGTTTACATACATTGGATCAAAAATGAGGGAATTGGCTAGATTTGTACTTACTGTAAATGAGATGGACTGTGGTGTCCAATATCTGCATGAAGTATGTGTACCATCCAAATTCAAGTTGGCCGTTCATGCTGCCAGGAAAATGAGTGGTCATGACCCTACCTCCGACAGGTACAAGACCCAATCTCTTCCTTTAAAGATTGGCTATTCCTTGAAAAGAGCTACTGAAATAGCTTTTGGGGAGAGTCGTATGACAGAGGACCGTGATGCAGAGGCACAAGCCAGAAGGTTCATTGAGCTTCTTGAAAATGATTGGAATAACTGTTTTTCCGGTTTGTCCCTCAGCGCTGTCCCTCAGTGTGATGAAGTTGATGTGTCTTCACTAACTGAGGATTTGATTAAACTTCAGAAGTTTCTCAAGGTGGCAGAGGACACAGCAAAGAGAGAATTGCTCGAGAGCCCCACCAACGCTGTCTGGAAAAAGCTCAATGAAACTCTTCTTGCCGAAATAGCTCTCTTCAACAGAAAAAGGACAGGAGAGGTTGCGAAAATGTTGTTGGAAACATACACAAACAGAAAGAAATCTCCAGCTAGTGCAGACATTTTCAATAGCCTCTCAAGGCTGGAACAGGAGCTTGGTGACGACAAACTAACCCGGGTGGAAATAGAAGGCAAAAATGGTAGAACAATGCCAGTCCTACTAACGGCGAGGATGATCTCATCTCTTGAGATCCTAATTGCAAACCGAGACAAAGTTGGTGTGTCAAAGGACAACCCTTATGTCTTTGCACGGAGCCCAGATGCAGCAAGCTACGTCAGAGGGTCTGACTGTTTGAGGAAATTTGCTCATGAGTGTGATGCAAAGAATCCTGAAAGTCTGATCCATGCTACAGTGAGGAAAGAGGTTGCTATCCATTGCCAAATACTAAACTTAAATGAAAGTGAATTGGATCAGGTGGCAAAATTATTGGGACATGACACCCAGGTCCACAAAGAGTACTACAGACTGTCTGAAAACGCAGCACATCTAGCAGAAATCAGCAAATTGCTGCTTGCAATGGATCAGGTTCCAGTGGTAATTCCAGGACCATCTGAGGAAAGGATTGTTTCACCTACATATG GGGCATATTCTGCAGGGACATATTCAACGGCAACCGATTCTGCGAGGGCGTATCCTACTGGCACATATACCACTGGGTCATCTTATCCTACAGCGACATATTCAGCGAAGTCATATACATTGGGGGCACAGCCTTCAAGGTCATATCATGCTGGGACATATCCTGAGAAGTCATATCCTTCTGGATCACATTCTGCAAGGTCATATCATGCTGGGACAGATTGTGCAAGGGTGTATCCTACTGGGATAAATCCTGCTAGATCATATTCAGTGACACATCCTGCAGAGACCTATCCAGCAGCTTCGTATGCTGCCGGGACACATCTTGCAAGTTCATATCCTGCAAGTCCTTATGACCTATCATCTCCTGCAAGATCATATACTTCGGGGACAAATCCTGCAAAATCATATCCTCAAGAGACATATCCTATGGGGACATATCGTGCAGGGACACATCTTTCGGGCTCACAACTTGCAAGGTCATATTCTGCCGGAACATATCCTGCACAGACACTTCCAGCGCGTACTGTTATTACGCCAACACTTAATGCACAGACACTTCCTGTTGGGGCAGTGCCTGCGGTTGCCGTTCCTTTGGGTGCAGTTCCTTTGGGTGCAGTTCCTTTGGGGACAGGTTCTGTGGGGACAGATAAGGTGGGCACAGTGTGGAAACAGAGGATGTGGAGTGATGCAGCTAAGGCTGCGGTGAACCGTCAGATGGGACACTTTATCTCAATGATGGAGGTTCCAGGTAAACAGGACTGTGAAGTTTGCCTGCACAATGAACCAGCTCTAAGAGACAGGACATGGAGGGACATCAAAAACTATGTGCACAACACAGTAAAATCTATAAAACGAAAGAATGGCCTTACAAGAGTGGACCCCACAAAACAGACAAAGAAAGGAGCAGCAAAGAAACAAAAAGAGGCAAAGCGTGCTAAAGAATGGGTTGGTAGAACAATGACAGTACCTGCACAGGGTCAAGAAGACAGACTTGAGGCAGGTCCTGTGGCAACACCAAGGAAACAGAAGATCTGGAGTAATGAGGCTCAGGCTGCGGTCAGGCGGCAGCTAGGAGACTTCACTAAACTGATGAAGATTCCAGGTAAAAAGGAATGTGATGCATGTCTTGCAGCTGAACCAGCTCTGCAAGGCAGGACATGGAAAGATGTAAAAAACTATGTGCGTAATACATTAATGACAATGTGCAGGAGGCATATTTCAGGCAAACAAAACATGGACCATGAAAAACCAAGTCCAAGGACACCGAAACCAGGTGTCCAACAAAATCCAGGGGTGCATCAGAAACCAGGGACACTGTTGGGACTTCCAGAAGATCCTCCTGTTTATCTGTATTTATGA